One genomic segment of Hymenobacter psoromatis includes these proteins:
- a CDS encoding class I SAM-dependent DNA methyltransferase — translation MTYPEFAARWQNSGGAERANYGLFLSDLCDLLGVPRPDATTDDPAQDAYVLERAVTFDDGAGKKSTGRIDLYRRDCFVLETKQGTDTPDAQQRAERAELGLPPAQRRKGHAVRGTRKWEQMMEAARQQALRYVRALPASEPRPPFVVVADVGFCLDLYSNFAGVGDAYVPFPDPASFRVRLAQLADADVRARLALLFTDPQQLDPARRAAQVTRQLAGQLAALSAQLERAGHSSEVVAQFLMRCLFTMFAEDVELIPRASFAGLLAEYAATPVLRDMLPDALQSLWHRMDTGGFAPELKTKLRRFNGLLFHDASALPLNADQLTLLRAAAEADWTAVEPAIFGTLLERALDPRERHSLGAHYTPRRYVERLVLPTVIEPLRREWAAAQAASAQRHNEGNDGAARAEIQRFLTRLTTVRVLDPACGSGNFLYVTLEHLKRLEAEVLAALGQFGVSGLLELGAGTTVSPHQLLGLELNPRAASIADVVLRIGYLQWHLRTHGLTQLAEPLLDNYQNIRQQDAVLAHAPAVPRLDAAGQPVTRWDGTTTRLSPATGQPVPDEAARLPVLDYPDPHPASWPEADFIVGNPPFLGDKAMRSALGDGYVNALRKAYKGRIPESADLVMYWWYKAARTLQAGQIERFGFITTNSITQQFNRQVVQPFLTDSSQPISMFFAVPSHPWVEGSDGAAVRIAMTAAERGSQPGELLKIEVESSQDDGSSLVEFRIQAGQINADLTIGADLDSANALVANDGMCNLGVSLFGAGFMVSYQEAENLGLNSKIGLASYIRPYLNGRDIVQVSRNFWVIDLLGLETHEVLARFPEVYQHVLERVKPERDQNNRESYRKNWWVFGEPRKSFRPALTGLSRYIATTLTAKHRLFQFINSSVIADDSLVLLASNDAYLLGILSSRIHLVWALAAGTDLGGNTPRYRKTRCFDPFPFPAPTPDQQARIRELAEQLDSHRKRQQAQHPALTLTDLYNTVEKLRASQPLTPKEQATNERGLASVVLNLHQQLDAAVAAAYGWPTDLLDAELLTRLVALNHERQREEQAGTVRYLRPAYQAPGQQQGALSLGTAGPAAATAAEATGPQPWPTELAEQMQAVRAVVQQAAAPLTAAQVAARFRRTRADRVLPLLDTLAALSLLRATPEGAYGG, via the coding sequence GTGACCTACCCCGAATTTGCGGCCCGCTGGCAAAATTCCGGCGGGGCCGAGCGGGCCAACTACGGCCTGTTTCTGTCCGATTTGTGCGACCTGCTGGGCGTGCCCCGCCCCGATGCCACCACCGACGACCCCGCGCAAGATGCCTACGTGCTAGAGCGGGCCGTAACCTTTGACGACGGGGCCGGCAAAAAGAGTACCGGCCGCATTGACCTGTACCGGCGCGATTGCTTCGTGCTGGAAACCAAACAGGGCACCGACACGCCCGATGCCCAGCAACGCGCCGAACGGGCCGAGCTGGGCCTACCCCCCGCCCAACGCCGCAAGGGCCATGCCGTGCGCGGCACCCGCAAATGGGAACAAATGATGGAGGCAGCCCGCCAGCAGGCGCTTCGCTACGTGCGGGCGCTGCCAGCAAGTGAGCCGCGCCCGCCCTTCGTAGTGGTGGCCGACGTGGGCTTTTGCCTTGACCTATACAGCAACTTTGCCGGGGTGGGCGATGCCTACGTGCCCTTCCCCGACCCGGCCAGCTTTCGCGTTCGGCTGGCTCAGCTGGCCGATGCCGACGTGCGGGCACGGCTGGCTTTACTCTTTACCGACCCCCAACAACTCGACCCGGCCCGGCGGGCGGCCCAGGTAACGCGGCAGCTGGCCGGGCAGTTGGCCGCCCTATCGGCCCAGCTAGAGCGGGCGGGGCATTCGTCGGAAGTAGTGGCGCAATTCCTAATGCGCTGCCTTTTTACCATGTTCGCCGAAGATGTGGAGCTGATACCCCGCGCCTCGTTTGCGGGCCTGCTGGCCGAGTACGCGGCCACGCCCGTCCTACGCGACATGCTGCCCGACGCGCTGCAAAGCCTCTGGCACCGGATGGACACGGGCGGCTTTGCCCCGGAACTGAAAACCAAGCTACGCCGCTTCAACGGCCTCCTGTTTCACGATGCTTCGGCCTTGCCCTTAAATGCTGACCAACTTACCCTGTTACGAGCAGCGGCCGAAGCCGATTGGACTGCCGTAGAACCGGCCATTTTCGGCACCCTACTAGAGCGTGCCCTTGACCCCCGCGAGCGGCATAGCCTGGGGGCACACTACACCCCGCGCCGCTATGTAGAGCGGCTAGTACTACCCACCGTAATAGAGCCGCTACGGCGCGAGTGGGCCGCCGCCCAAGCTGCCAGCGCCCAACGCCACAACGAGGGCAACGACGGGGCCGCCCGCGCCGAAATTCAACGGTTCCTGACCCGCCTAACCACCGTGCGCGTACTCGACCCGGCGTGTGGGTCGGGTAATTTTCTGTACGTGACCCTCGAACACCTCAAACGGCTAGAGGCCGAAGTACTGGCCGCGCTGGGGCAGTTCGGCGTGTCGGGCTTGCTAGAGCTGGGGGCGGGCACCACCGTTTCGCCCCACCAGCTGCTAGGGCTGGAGCTGAACCCCCGCGCCGCCAGCATTGCCGACGTGGTGCTACGGATTGGCTATTTGCAGTGGCACCTACGCACCCACGGCCTTACCCAACTGGCCGAGCCGCTACTTGACAATTACCAAAATATTCGCCAGCAAGATGCCGTGCTGGCCCACGCCCCGGCCGTGCCCCGCCTCGACGCGGCCGGCCAGCCCGTTACCCGGTGGGATGGCACTACTACCCGCCTCAGCCCGGCCACCGGCCAGCCCGTGCCCGATGAAGCGGCCCGCCTACCCGTGCTCGACTACCCCGACCCGCACCCGGCCAGCTGGCCCGAAGCTGATTTTATCGTGGGCAACCCGCCGTTCTTAGGTGATAAGGCTATGCGTAGTGCATTAGGTGATGGGTATGTAAATGCTTTGCGTAAAGCTTACAAAGGCAGGATACCGGAATCTGCTGACTTGGTAATGTATTGGTGGTATAAAGCAGCTCGGACCTTACAAGCCGGTCAAATTGAACGGTTTGGATTTATTACTACCAATTCTATCACTCAGCAATTTAACCGGCAGGTTGTACAACCGTTTTTGACTGATAGCAGTCAGCCGATTTCAATGTTTTTTGCAGTTCCAAGCCACCCTTGGGTTGAAGGTTCTGATGGTGCAGCTGTTAGAATTGCAATGACAGCGGCTGAGCGTGGGTCACAACCAGGTGAATTGTTAAAAATTGAGGTCGAAAGCTCGCAAGATGATGGTAGTAGCTTAGTCGAGTTCCGCATACAGGCGGGCCAAATTAATGCTGACCTCACTATTGGAGCAGATTTAGATTCGGCCAATGCTTTAGTAGCGAATGATGGAATGTGTAATCTTGGGGTAAGCCTTTTTGGGGCTGGGTTCATGGTTTCATACCAAGAAGCAGAAAACTTGGGGTTAAATAGCAAAATCGGTTTAGCTAGCTACATTCGCCCTTACCTCAATGGGAGGGACATAGTTCAGGTAAGCAGAAATTTTTGGGTTATTGATTTACTTGGCTTAGAAACTCACGAAGTACTCGCCAGATTTCCAGAAGTTTATCAACACGTTTTAGAACGGGTTAAACCTGAACGTGACCAAAACAACCGCGAATCCTACAGAAAAAATTGGTGGGTTTTTGGTGAACCAAGGAAAAGTTTTCGGCCAGCGCTTACCGGGCTAAGCCGTTATATCGCTACTACTCTCACTGCCAAGCATAGGCTTTTTCAGTTCATAAACTCGTCTGTGATAGCCGATGATTCACTTGTTTTATTGGCATCTAATGACGCTTACTTATTAGGCATTCTATCAAGTCGTATTCACCTTGTTTGGGCACTTGCAGCAGGAACGGATTTAGGTGGCAATACTCCGCGCTACCGTAAAACCCGCTGTTTTGACCCGTTCCCGTTCCCAGCTCCTACGCCCGACCAACAGGCCCGCATTCGGGAGCTGGCCGAACAGCTCGACAGCCACCGCAAGCGCCAGCAGGCCCAACACCCCGCCCTCACGCTTACCGACCTCTACAACACAGTCGAAAAACTACGCGCCAGCCAGCCCCTTACTCCCAAAGAGCAAGCAACTAACGAGCGCGGCCTAGCCTCCGTAGTGCTCAACCTACACCAACAGCTAGACGCCGCCGTAGCCGCCGCCTACGGCTGGCCCACCGACCTGCTTGATGCCGAGCTACTTACCCGCCTAGTAGCCCTCAACCACGAACGTCAGCGCGAAGAACAAGCTGGCACCGTGCGCTACCTACGCCCCGCCTACCAAGCCCCAGGCCAACAGCAAGGCGCACTGTCGCTGGGCACCGCCGGCCCCGCCGCTGCCACCGCCGCCGAAGCCACTGGCCCCCAGCCCTGGCCCACCGAGCTAGCCGAGCAAATGCAAGCCGTGCGGGCCGTGGTGCAGCAAGCCGCCGCCCCGCTCACCGCCGCCCAGGTAGCCGCCCGTTTCCGCCGCACCCGCGCCGATAGGGTGCTCCCGCTACTCGACACGCTGGCCGCGTTGTCGTTGCTACGGGCCACACCGGAAGGGGCATACGGGGGGTAA
- a CDS encoding DUF5681 domain-containing protein produces MPYEEGTSGNPAGRPKGSTNKATAAARETIAAALAGANADKLAAQLDTLTGKDYIDAYVKLAEFVTPKLQRMALAAAEKGPVKVTLHIGGTPEQRAANGRNVARLLD; encoded by the coding sequence ATGCCCTACGAAGAAGGAACCAGCGGCAACCCGGCCGGCCGCCCCAAAGGCAGCACTAACAAGGCCACCGCCGCCGCCCGCGAAACCATTGCCGCCGCCCTGGCCGGGGCTAACGCCGATAAACTGGCCGCCCAACTCGATACCCTTACCGGTAAGGACTATATTGATGCCTACGTGAAGCTGGCCGAGTTCGTAACCCCGAAGCTGCAACGTATGGCCCTGGCTGCTGCTGAGAAAGGCCCGGTGAAGGTTACGCTGCATATCGGCGGCACCCCTGAGCAACGGGCAGCTAATGGCCGCAACGTGGCTAGGTTGCTCGATTGA
- a CDS encoding DUF3987 domain-containing protein codes for MPDPAGALAWCLTQHEARHGAFPSEGGRNVWLTQFGLFGNERGVPLADLEAHALAHYATADFTEQEIRQTVGGIYRREVGKHGSKPYTASKASDNRAAFSASFGQKENGPPAELPPTFPAAVYDALPDYLRRCCAPFTGHERAVMLLGTLAVLSGCFPAVGGEYNRRRFGLNLFAFIIAPAASGKGTLAWARRLAYPHHKALTDASRAARADYEAELAAHRAAGKGKATTPPPVAPPPYKLLYLPGNTSAAALATALAENDGRGIMCETEADTLSGALGSDFGNFSDVLRKAFQHEPAPLLRKTDRQHLDLAHPALSIALTGTPGQLPRLMPTAEDGLVSRFLFYVFEQTPVWQDVSPAAGPPLTPIIDLLADELSRMIAAAPVAEEPGCYAVEITLAPADWQRLNTAGQAGLNEASDTAGGAGASTAFRLGLIAWRIVGLLIVLRCFESGQAPAGRLEADPADVGTALAIMDTARAHALAVLAMLPTPGGRAGGKFAAKASQQARIHELHAQGLSYREIAEQTGVPFSTVRNWLKDA; via the coding sequence ATGCCCGACCCGGCCGGCGCACTGGCCTGGTGCCTGACTCAACACGAAGCCCGCCACGGGGCATTTCCTAGTGAGGGAGGGCGCAATGTTTGGCTAACCCAATTCGGGCTGTTTGGTAATGAGCGGGGCGTACCGCTAGCCGACCTCGAAGCCCACGCCCTGGCCCACTATGCCACCGCCGATTTTACGGAACAGGAAATACGACAAACCGTGGGCGGCATTTACCGCCGGGAAGTTGGGAAGCACGGCAGCAAGCCCTACACCGCCTCCAAAGCCAGCGACAATAGAGCGGCTTTTTCGGCCTCCTTCGGACAAAAGGAAAATGGCCCGCCGGCTGAGCTACCGCCCACCTTTCCGGCGGCCGTGTACGATGCGCTACCCGACTACCTGAGGCGCTGCTGCGCACCCTTTACTGGGCACGAACGGGCCGTGATGCTGCTGGGCACGCTGGCCGTGTTGTCGGGCTGCTTTCCGGCCGTGGGCGGGGAATACAACCGCCGCCGCTTCGGGCTGAACCTGTTTGCGTTTATCATCGCCCCAGCGGCCAGTGGCAAGGGTACGCTGGCCTGGGCGCGGCGGCTGGCCTACCCCCACCACAAAGCCCTGACCGATGCGAGCCGAGCCGCCCGCGCCGACTATGAGGCCGAGCTAGCCGCCCACCGCGCCGCCGGCAAGGGTAAGGCCACCACGCCGCCCCCGGTCGCCCCGCCGCCCTACAAGCTGCTGTACTTGCCCGGCAATACGTCGGCCGCGGCCCTGGCTACGGCCCTGGCTGAAAACGACGGGCGCGGCATTATGTGCGAAACCGAAGCCGACACCTTGAGTGGGGCGCTGGGCTCCGACTTTGGCAACTTTTCCGATGTGCTGCGCAAAGCCTTTCAGCACGAACCCGCCCCGCTACTGCGCAAGACGGACCGCCAACACCTTGACCTGGCCCACCCCGCCCTGAGTATTGCCCTGACCGGCACCCCTGGCCAGCTCCCGCGCCTCATGCCCACGGCCGAAGATGGGTTAGTAAGCCGGTTTCTGTTTTACGTCTTTGAGCAAACCCCCGTCTGGCAAGATGTAAGCCCCGCCGCCGGCCCGCCGCTTACGCCCATTATTGACTTGCTGGCCGATGAGCTGAGCCGCATGATTGCCGCCGCGCCCGTGGCCGAAGAACCCGGCTGCTACGCCGTAGAAATAACGCTGGCCCCGGCCGACTGGCAGCGCCTGAACACTGCTGGGCAAGCGGGCCTGAATGAGGCCAGCGATACGGCCGGCGGGGCGGGAGCCAGCACGGCCTTTCGCCTGGGGCTTATTGCCTGGCGTATTGTGGGCCTGCTGATAGTGCTACGCTGTTTTGAAAGCGGGCAAGCTCCCGCCGGCCGCCTCGAAGCCGACCCCGCCGACGTGGGCACCGCCCTGGCAATAATGGATACCGCCCGCGCCCACGCGCTGGCCGTGCTGGCAATGCTGCCCACGCCTGGCGGCCGGGCCGGGGGCAAGTTCGCTGCCAAAGCCAGCCAGCAGGCGCGGATACACGAACTACATGCGCAAGGGCTGAGCTACCGGGAGATAGCCGAGCAAACCGGCGTGCCTTTCAGCACTGTGCGAAACTGGCTGAAAGATGCCTGA
- a CDS encoding BT4734/BF3469 family protein: MLPTPARSFGADALACALTLAGTNTPTSAELTAALAELYPNNTGPTVPDLLAAGWLAPAISDRTRLRQPPLPPAEVNARLAAANEPDKTRCFAASALAESRNEAGIKPEFSESLKKADNRREAGVEVEKVESLKKAGNRRKADAEPPTLPATNGAKAEPAGPLFSYYRGGIAATVPYAAITPAQLFTVLTSARHRAATEALRAAPVGSPRRAELKKGLDYVTPAGTFTRRANEALAEASGLLVLDFDHVPDVAAARAALLADALLAPDLVLLFTSPSGDGLKVLTKADPRAAHLDNFRAYAAYLAAHYAPLGLCPDEAGKDVARACFVPYAPDAWLAPAYAA; the protein is encoded by the coding sequence ATGCTGCCCACGCCGGCTCGCTCATTCGGAGCCGACGCGCTGGCCTGCGCTCTTACCCTGGCTGGCACGAACACGCCCACCTCAGCTGAGCTAACGGCGGCCCTAGCCGAGCTATACCCCAACAACACCGGCCCCACCGTGCCCGACCTGCTGGCCGCTGGCTGGCTGGCCCCGGCTATATCTGACCGCACCCGCCTACGCCAGCCGCCCCTACCCCCGGCCGAAGTAAATGCCCGCCTGGCAGCGGCCAACGAACCCGATAAAACCCGATGTTTTGCCGCGTCCGCACTGGCCGAGAGCAGGAATGAAGCAGGAATAAAACCGGAGTTTTCAGAGTCCTTAAAAAAGGCCGATAACAGGCGGGAGGCAGGCGTAGAAGTAGAGAAAGTGGAGTCCTTAAAAAAGGCCGGTAACAGACGGAAAGCAGACGCGGAACCGCCCACGCTGCCAGCTACGAATGGGGCGAAAGCGGAGCCGGCCGGGCCGCTGTTCAGCTACTACCGGGGCGGTATTGCGGCTACCGTGCCCTACGCGGCCATTACCCCGGCTCAGCTCTTTACCGTGCTTACGTCGGCCCGGCACCGCGCCGCTACCGAAGCCTTACGCGCCGCCCCCGTGGGCAGCCCCCGGCGGGCCGAACTGAAAAAGGGCCTCGACTACGTAACCCCCGCCGGCACCTTCACCCGCCGCGCCAATGAGGCGCTGGCCGAAGCGTCGGGCCTGTTGGTATTAGACTTTGACCATGTGCCCGACGTGGCCGCCGCCCGCGCCGCCCTGCTGGCCGATGCGCTGCTGGCTCCCGACCTGGTGCTACTCTTTACCAGCCCCAGCGGCGACGGGCTAAAAGTGCTGACCAAAGCCGACCCCCGCGCCGCCCACCTCGACAACTTTCGCGCTTACGCCGCCTACCTGGCCGCCCACTATGCCCCGTTAGGCCTGTGCCCCGATGAGGCCGGCAAAGACGTAGCCCGCGCCTGTTTCGTGCCCTACGCCCCCGATGCCTGGCTGGCCCCCGCCTACGCGGCCTGA
- a CDS encoding helix-turn-helix domain-containing protein — protein MAIVVVDRAQLIEDIRAIVRYELTNAAPAPAAGPPPAPADELLSIREAAELLGVTVQTVHEWKRRGLLKYHKLGSRSYLKRADVLAALQGHQRTVKAGKGAARG, from the coding sequence ATGGCAATAGTCGTTGTGGACCGTGCCCAACTGATTGAAGATATTAGGGCCATTGTCCGCTATGAGCTGACCAACGCCGCCCCAGCGCCCGCCGCCGGCCCGCCCCCGGCTCCCGCCGATGAGCTGCTGAGCATCCGCGAAGCCGCCGAGCTGCTGGGCGTAACCGTGCAAACGGTCCACGAATGGAAACGGCGCGGGCTGCTGAAGTACCACAAGCTGGGCAGCCGCTCCTACCTGAAGCGGGCCGACGTGCTGGCCGCCCTGCAAGGCCACCAGCGCACGGTGAAAGCCGGGAAGGGGGCCGCCCGTGGGTAG